In a genomic window of Gossypium arboreum isolate Shixiya-1 chromosome 7, ASM2569848v2, whole genome shotgun sequence:
- the LOC108454366 gene encoding uncharacterized protein LOC108454366 has protein sequence MYMAYGYPQVIPLEQGQYPSSQKIIYLKLINRLLLVVLPLHFELWSSSQHRVRLGRYKRDGDSLQREGENLQAVWSPDTKLIAILTSSFYLHIFKVQFTERKVQIGGKQPSGLFLATITRVLNEQVPFDGNDLAVSNIVCDNKHMLLGLSDGSLYSISWKGEFYAAFGFDSSQHNDSEVTSLSHSLANSIASGEAERAFASNYRVSKKSAIAQLEFCVSMRLLLVLYSDGQLVACSVSKKGLKPVESIKAEKSLGNGDAVCTSIAGDQLILAVGTRRGVVELFDLADSGSLIRTVSLYDWGYTMEDTGSVSCISWTPDNSAFAVGWKLRGLTVWSVSGCRLMSTIRQIGLSSASSPVVKPNQDCKYEPLMGGTSLMQWDDYGYRLYAIEEGSLERILAFSFGKCCLSRGVSGMTYVRQVIYGEDRLLVVLSEDTDELKMLHLNLPVSYISQNWPVQHVAASKDGMYLAVAGLHGLILYDIRQKKWRVFGDISQEQKIQCKGLLWLGKIVVVCNYIDSSNMYELLFYPRYHLDQSSLLCRKPLLAKPMVMDVYEDYILVTYRPFDVHIFHVKLFGELSPTSTPELQLSTVRELSIMTAKSHPAAMRFIPDQIPRDSALDNHISSSSDLLAREPARCLILRANGELSLLDLDDGRERELTNSVELFWVTCGQSEEKTNLIEDVSWLDYGYRGMQVWYPSPGVDSFKQEDFLQLDPDLEFDREVYPLGLLPNAGVVVGVSQRMSFSACTEFPCFEPTPQAQTILHCLLRHLLQRNKSEEALRLAQISAEKPHFSHCLEWLLFTVFDAEISRQNVNKNQVSVQKQNVSLLEKTCDLIRNFPEYLDVVVSVARKTDGRHWADLFNAAGRSTELFEDCFQRRWYRTAACYILVIAKLEGPAVSQYCALRLLQATLDESLYELAGELVRFLLRSGRDYEQASADSDRLSPRFLGYFLFRSSYRRPSLDKSTSFKDQSAHIAPVKNILENHASYLMSGKELSKLVAFVKGTQFDLVEYLQRERYGSARLENFASGLELIGQKLQMGTLQSRLDAEFLLAHMCSVKFKEWIVVLATLLRRSEVLFDLFRHDMRLWKAYNMTLQSHSSFAEYHDLLDDLEEKLSSTANAEEK, from the exons ATGTATATGGCATATGGATATCCGCAGGTGATTCCATTAGAGCAAGGGCAGTATCCTTCGTCGCAAAAGATCATTTACCTAAAACTCATTAACCGACTCTTGCTCGTCGTTTTGCCTTTGCATTTCGAGCTATGGAGTTCCTCCCAG CATAGAGTGAGGTTAGGGAGGTATAAGAGAGATGGGGATTCGCTGCAGCGAGAAGGCGAGAATTTGCAGGCCGTTTGGAGCCCTGACACCAAATTGATTGCGATTCTT ACTTCATCTTTCTATCTTCACATTTTTAAGGTCCAGTTTACAGAGAGAAAAGTACAAATAGGAGGGAAGCAACCTTCTGGTTTGTTTCTAGCAACGATAACTCGTGTTCTGAATGAACAAGTCCCTTTTGATGGAAATGATTTGGCCGT GAGCAATATTGTGTGTGATAACAAACATATGCTATTGGGTCTTTCTGATGGATCTTTGTATAGTATCTCTTGGAAGGGGGAG TTTTATGCAGCTTTTGGATTTGATTCCTCTCAACATAATGACAGTGAAGTTACTTCATTATCACATTCTCTAGCTAATTCTATTGCTTCTGGAGAGGCTGAAAGAGCTTTTGCCTCAAATTATAGAGTCTCCAAGAAATCTGCTATAGCACAGTTGGAGTTTTGTGTTTCGATGAGGCTGCTATTAGTCTTATATTCTGATGGACAACTGGTGGCATGCTCTGTGAGCAAGAAAGGTCTAAAGCCAGTTGAATCCATTAAAGCTGAAAAAAGTTTGGGAAATGGTGATGCTGTATGTACTTCCATTGCTGGAGATCAACTGATCCTTGCTGTTGGTACCAGAAGAGGTGTTGTTGAGTTATTTGACTTGGCTGATTCTGGGTCACTCATTCGTACTGTCTCCTTATATGACTGGGG ATATACAATGGAGGACACTGGTTCTGTCAGTTGTATTTCATGGACACCCGATAATTCTGCTTTTGCAGTTGGGTGGAAGTTAAGAGGACTTACTGTTTGGTCTGTTTCTGGATGTCGTCTAATGTCAACCATCCGTCAAATTGGTTTGAGTTCTGCTTCTTCTCCAGTAGTTAAGCCAAACCAGGATTGTAAATATGAGCCTTTGATGGGCGGTACCTCACTAATGCAGTGGGATGATTATGGATATAGGCTTTACGCTATTGAGGAGGGATCATTGGAGAGAATTCTTGCATTTTCCTTTGGCAAATGTTGCCTTAGCAGAGGAGTTTCAGGAATGACTTATGTCCGTCAAGTGATTTATGGTGAAGATAGATTGCTTGTTGTGCTGTCAGAAGATACTGACGAGCTAAAGATGCTACATTTAAACCTTCCA GTTTCTTACATCTCCCAGAATTGGCCTGTTCAGCATGTGGCAGCGAGCAAGGATGGAATGTATTTAGCAGTTGCTGGTCTCCATGGGTTGATTTTATATGATATAAGACAGAAGAAATGGCGAGTGTTTGGAGATATTTCTCAGGAACAAAAGATTCAGTGTAAAGGTCTGTTATGGCTGGGGAAGATCGTTGTTGTCTGCAACTACATTGATTCTTCTAACAT GTATGAGTTGCTTTTCTATCCTCGATATCACCTTGATCAGAGCTCGCTACTATGTCGTAAACCATTGCTTGCAAAACCAATGGTGATGGATGTGTACGAAGATTATATACTAGTCACTTATCGCCCTTTTGATGTACACATATTCCATGTGAAGTTATTTGGTGAATTATCACCTACTAGTACTCCAGAATTACAG CTTTCTACAGTACGAGAACTCTCAATCATGACTGCAAAGAGCCATCCTGCAGCTATGCGTTTTATTCCCGATCAAATTCCAAGAGACAGTGCCCTTGACAATCACATTTCATCTTCTTCAGACTTGTTAGCCAGGGAGCCTGCAAG GTGTCTGATACTGAGAGCAAATGGAGAGCTTTCATTACTTGATTTGGATGATGGACGGGAAAGGGAACTTACTAATTCGGTTGAACTATTTTGGGTTACATGTGGTCAATCAGAAGAGAAAACAAATCTAATTGAGGATGTCTCTTGGTTGGACTATGGCTACCGAGGAATGCAG GTTTGGTATCCTTCTCCCGGTGTTGACTCATTTAAGCAGGAGGACTTTTTGCAG TTGGATCCAGATCTGGAATTTGACCGCGAGGTTTACCCTTTGGGGCTTCTTCCAAATGCTGGTGTTGTTGTTGGTGTGTCTCAAAGAATGTCATTTTCAGCATGCACAGAATTTCCATGTTTTGAGCCTACTCCCCAAGCTCAAACTATATTGCATTGCCTACTTCGACACCTCCTTCAG AGGAACAAAAGCGAGGAGGCTTTGCGTTTGGCACAAATATCAGCTGAGAAGCCTCATTTTTCACATTGTTTAGAGTGGCTTCTTTTCACTGTATTTGATGCTGAGATTTCAAG GCAAAATGTGAATAAAAACCAGGTCTCAGTCCAGAAACAGAATGTCTCTCTTTTGGAGAAGACCTGTGATCTGATCAGAAATTTTCCTGAGTATCTTGATGTGGTTGTGAGTGTTGCAAGAAAAACTGATGGTAGACATTGGGCTGATCTGTTCAATGCTGCAGGAAGATCAACAGA GTTGTTTGAAGACTGCTTCCAACGGAGATGGTACCGCACTGCAGCGTGCTACATTCTT GTAATTGCCAAACTTGAGGGTCCTGCTGTTAGTCAGTATTGTGCTCTGCGTTTATTGCAG GCAACACTAGATGAATCCTTATATGAACTTGCTGGAGAGCTG GTGAGGTTCTTGTTGAGATCAGGGAGAGATTATGAGCAGGCATCTGCAGATTCTGACAGACTATCTCCTAGATTCTTGGGTTATTTCCTTTTTCGTTCGAGTTACAGGAGGCCTTCACTCGATAAAAG CACTTCATTCAAAGACCAGAGTGCTCATATTGCTCCAGTCAAGAACATATTGGAAAATCATGCTAGCTATTTGATGTCGGGAAAGGAACTTTCCAAGCTTGTTGCGTTTGTGAAAGGCACTCAGTTTGATTTAGTG GAATATCTTCAACGAGAGAGATATGGTTCTGCTAGGTTGGAGAATTTTGCTTCAGGTCTTGAACTGATTGGGCAAAAG ttgCAAATGGGAACATTGCAGAGCAGATTGGATGCTGAATTCCTCTTGGCTCATATGTGCTCTGTCAAGTTCAAGGAGTGGATAGTTGTCCTTGCCACGCTTTTAAGACGTTCTGAG GTTCTTTTTGATCTTTTCCGGCATGACATGCGGTTGTGGAAAGCATATAATATGACATTGCAG TCTCATTCTTCATTTGCTGAATACCATGATTTGCTTGACGATTTGGAAGAGAAACTCTCTTCCACTGCAAATGcagaagagaaataa